The Phaseolus vulgaris cultivar G19833 chromosome 10, P. vulgaris v2.0, whole genome shotgun sequence DNA window TAAAACATTTAACCCACCCCTACCTAGGATCTTCTTCCTATTGTCCCTTTCTTCCAAACACTTTAAACTATTACCCAAACAAGAGAACCCTATTCCCTTTCCTACATTCCAAATTCTAGTTGCTTCTAAAgtcttattttttttaccaaaaacaGACGATTACAACTTCTAACAACACTATTTGAGATGtaattattaaacaaattaGAGTCTAACCTTACACCCATCTTGGGAAACTGCTCTTTGGTTCTATCTAGGCGTGTGTGCCCCACCACTTGTGATTCACTACTGCAACTACTCTCCCCAACCTCCGACGCCCTCTGTCTTGCTCCGGTGACCGACACGACGAGGCAGTGGACGCGCACAGGCACGATAGGAAGCCCGGATAAGCATCCAGGTTGTGTCGCGCATGCGACAACGACGTCCATGGAGCCACACACCTCCGTTTGAGCTGTTGGGTCACTCCCACACCTCAAAGGGATCCTTGCCACCACTAATCCTCCATCTCCGACAGGCGTTGACGGTGTGGCAAGTTGACAAACCAAGGACAGTTGCGTGCGCTTGCGGTAGCGACACCCAGGGGGTCATGCATCACTGTTGTGCTGCACGGCTGCTCCCACACTACAAAGGAGTCTCCACCACCACAAACTCTCTAGCGGGTATTGACGGGATGGTAGGACGGCGAACCAAGTGCGGCGCCTCACTATTAGTGAACCCAAGGGACCCAATTCCTGAAAATTCACTTTCACAGATAATTGGGCCCGCTCCTACAAGGAACACCCTCATCTCTAATGCTTGAAATTGGACCCAAACACACTCATTTGGCCCAACAGGATCAATTAAACCTTTTATTACCATTAGGGTTTGTAGTTTCCCACCTACCTTTATATTTACCTCATTAAAATGCCTAAACTGTCCACTTAACTCATCATTTACCTCATTAATGCACGCAGGATGCCCACTTACCTCTTTATTTACCTCATTAAATGCTTAGGCTGCCCACCTAATTCAACACTTACCTCATTAATGCACTCAGGCTGCCCACCCAACTCATCACTTACCTTATttaagggtttagggttttgtaACCCACTAAGCTGACCCTCCACATCTGCACCCTTGCCTTCCGCAACAACATGTGGCCTTCGTGCCCTCCTCCTCCACTGTCGTCTCCTCCCCAATGTCACCATAGGTTTTTAAATTCCTCCCAACTTTTGAGCCTTCTGATTCAAAACACTCCTCCTAAGTTACTTTCTAACTCATCATCTTGCTcatccttagaagaattttccCATACATGATTACAACAACTTTTATGTTTAATAATAGGTTCTTCTTCAATAGCAATTTGACATACAATTTCATTAATCTTCATACAATTTTCCCAACGAACCTCCCTTGCTACAAGCATTTTAATTAACACTCTTGCATACTTTAGTTCTTCCATTTCTAATATAGACTTGTCAATTTCTACAATCGTTCCGACCATAGACATTATACTTTCCAAACTTTTCCTACTCCACAAATTCAAGGGCAACCCTTTAATACGAGCCCAAACATAGGATTGATAGATTCAAATATTGATTCAAATCACTCTTTATTCTCCTCTATAGACTTTTTAATCAAGTTCACATCTTCACCATACAATAGAACACAAATTCCTCCCAGGTAACGCACAcgaataaaattaaaaccaaCCAAATGAAACTCTTCTTAAGATCCTTAGCCTTACTTGGCTCTACACTTCTACCAATGAAACAATTATCTAACCACTCCAAATGGTTGATCTCTGCCTTGAATGCTATTGGGTAGGTAGTCTGGTCGACTGCGAAACCGGTTAAAAAAGCGTATACTTGAACGATGCCCTCTATCGGCGATAGTTCGTCTTTgttccccccccccccccccccccctcttatTCCTTTCTTGGCTCCCTATCTCTGTTGTATTTTGGCCTATTTACCTTTCACTTCTAGTTCCCAATCCAAATGGAATCCTAATTTCTTTCCAACTCAACCACATCTAACACGTCATGAAACTGACCAAAGTCAAACCTCTACTTGTTGTTATTCAATCTTCTAGAAATAAACACATCAACAACGCTTCCCCATCTCTGAAACACCTTCCACAAATCCTTCTTTTTGAAAGTCAGAAAGAAATTTGTGAAGTAAAAATTAACGTTTGTTTTCTTCGAACCATACCCtctcttcttcgcatattgccACTCTCTCTCCCTCTACATACGACTCGTTTCTCTAACATCAAATCTTTAATTAATTATGTCATacaaacacacacatatatatatatatatataacttttaaaatatttattttatcattatattatataataataaaaactttgataattattatttcactacaagaaaataacaatttagtcaCCGAATTCAGCGACCGAAAATAAGTGGTCGCAATTTGGGACTGAAATAGTCACCGAAAACCCTTAGTGTCAAATCTGCGACCGAAATAGCGACAAAATGAATTGTTAATGATGTTAGTTAGTTTTGCGACCAAATCAGTGACCGGACATGAGAGTGACAAAACCATCGGTCGCTAAAGTGGTGACTGTTTTGAATAAATTGGGGAAAATATATTTGCGACCGAATTAGTGaccgaatatgtttatttttttagccaccgattttatttcggtcgctaaatataattgtttattttctgccaccgaatatgtttattttttagccaccCATTTTCATTTATTCGCTAaatgtaattgtttatttttgccACCAATTCAGCCaccaatttttattttcttttagccaccgatttttTTTGTCGCtaaatgtaattatttatttttgtcacCGAAATAGCCAcaaaatacatttatattttaaccaccaaatttattttaatcactaaatataattatttattttactaataataataatatattatttgtttccATACCAACATATTATCTAGTTTTATATCACAACACTATAATCCTGAAGATTCTTAATAATATAAAGTTATTTACCATACTTTCTAACGGCATTTAGTCTGAGGCTAATATAATTTCTATGTATGCTAAAATAATTCCATTTAAACTGAAAcaatttaaagttatttatcatattttccAACAGCAATATGTTCTAATTGCAGTTAGTATGAGACTAATATAATTTCTATGTATGTTAAAATAATTctatttaaactaaaataatttaataaaaataattaaaatagttgaataattattttattttaaaataaaaattagtcaataatattattattattgtttaaaaaaattctctCACCTTGCTTTAATTTTATGGTTAGGTTTTAGGGTCCTGggtaatttttaataaaacacaATCATTGGAAGAGGAGGAGAGGAAGTTGCGGGTGGTGGTCGCGGTATGAACGGAGGTGCGAGCGGAGGAGGAGGAAGCTACGGGTGCTGGTCGTGGTGCGAACGGAGGTGCGAGGGGAGGTGCGAGCGAAGGTGCGAACGGAAGTACTTTGATTGCTTGCATTAATTTTATCCTCACGATATTCTAGATTATATAGGACCTTGGCTAAGAAGGTTCCATCACTTAGTTTTTTTATACTGCAGTTTTGTGGTGCTGACCATGTTACCATGTTACCAATATTGgtagtgagagagagagaggtaaAGAGCTCCGGCGAGGGAAGGAAGTTTTGTAGTCAATGGCAGACATTTCGTTTTTCTTTACTAACTTCCCCGAACATTTCATGGAGAGAGATCTTTGGAAGGTTTTCCAAAGGTGGGGAAGGGTTATGGACGTCTTTGTTTCAAGAAAGCTCAATGCAAGGAATAAGAAGTTTGGTTTTGTAAGGTTCCAGGGTGTGAAGGATGTCTTTTCCTTGGAAAGAGAGTTGAGTGCAATCTGGATTGGCACTTGGAATATGCAGGTGAACCTTCCCAAATATCAGAGGAAGGATGGACCAAGGAAGCAAAGGAATGAAGGGTCTAAATTAGGGTGGAACCCAAAGCTGAGCACAACGAGCGGGAAGGGGAAGCAGACGGAGCAGGTTTCGTTTGCTCAAGTTGTTTCAGAGGGGGTAGTCAAGATCGGAACAGGCGAGAACGTGAGTAGTTCTCTGGGGGGTGAGGTCGATTATCAGTTTACAGTGGAGGTAGAACAGGATGATTCGTTAGAAGGAAGCTACGTTGGTAGTTTGAAAGAGCTTCCAAGCATGCATGTGATTAAGGAGAGCTTTGTGATGGGAGGTTTCAGCCTAGTCAAAGTGAGATATCTTGGTGGCAGGTTTGTTCTGCTTTCATGCGATGATGGAGGGAGTCTGCGGAAGATCATAGCAGACAACAAGTCATGGTTCGACAAAGTTTTCTCAGCGGTTACCCCCTGGGATGGTTCGTTCGAACTGACAGAACGTTATGCACGGATTCGTTGCAGTGGAATCCCGTTACAGTTCTGGTGGAATCACAGCTTTTCTAAAATAGGGGCCGTTGTGGGGGAGGTGGTGGAGGTTGACGAAGCAACTAAGAGAAGAGAAATAGTGGAGTTTGCTCGGTTTAGAGTTAAAACAACGGTCAGAACAACAGTCAATATGGAGAAGGAGTTTTGTATCAATGGAAGGTCGTGTAAGGTGGCCTTCGTTGAAGAGGTGTGCGTCCCGGAGTGGAGACTTGGCAAGTGGGATGGCGGTGCTTCAGAGGTAGACACCGAAGAAGCTCCGACGAAGGAAGCGTAGGCGCTAGTTAGTGCGATTCCGTGGGGTCGGAGCTTGGGATGGCCGGAGATGGAGGTGTGGGCACCGTCGGGGAAGGAGGAATGGAGGATGAAGAGACGGTCCAGGGCAAGTTGGATCCGGTTTGTCTTGGTAAGGGGCGCCAACTACATGAGGGATTGGTTCAAGATCATTTAAGAGGGTCATTGAATGTGCACGGTATTTCTTTGAGAGAGAAAGTGGTTTTAGTGGGTGGGCACGGTTCTCTTAGCTtttcaaagaaagagaaagtggATTCCTACGTGGAGGTGGCTAGTTCCAAGGAGACCAAGTCTACAGATGAAAAGGCAAGGAGTAATGGTGGTATAGGCGTGAGTAGGCGCATTATGAGTGGTTCCGAGAGGGCTGGAGCGTCGTTCCATGCGTTTCAAGCGTCGTTTCAAGAAGTAGGAGTGCAAAAAGTTAATGATTGTGGGCCCTCTTCTTTAAAGGAGTGTTCCCCTATGATTGGGTGCGTGGAAAATGGTGTTTTACGTGAGAAAGGAGAGGTGGGGAATTTAAAGTGTCAAAGTGCACTTATGAAGCCGTTCAAAAAGTTTTTGCGCGTCCAGGATGGTAGtcacgaagaagaagaagtaggAGCCGGGATTGATTCAGAACAGACGAGTTTCGTGAGTAGGGTCGATGATTCGGTAGGGACAAGACCATCTTTGTACGAATTGGAACAGTCTGGGACCAGTGTGGCTAGAGATGGAGTTGACGAGCGTTCGTTGACACTAGTAAAGGTTCTCCCAAAGTTTGCAGTAGTCCAAGGTTTGACTGATAGTGGATCGGCAGACCCTGAAAAGTTAGATGAAGCGGAGGAGGCAAGGAGGTCAGAGGCGTCAAAGTCGAGAGAAGGAGGGTGTGCTTTCCATCCGGGAGGGCAGTCTGAGGAATTGGGGGCGGGTATGGAAGATGAAGTGGAAGGTGGGGGCAACATCGTTGATATGGAGGGCAGGTCGTCGGGCTCAGATGGAGAAGTCGTAGGAAGACAGTCCTTAGTGGATCAAGTTTTTTTGGTTCACCAAACAGACAGTTCGTCGAATTCGCTATTCACTTCTGACAGTGCAATTGAGAATTGTAACAGGATTTTTTGGGTGAAGACAGATAAGAATATGGCTGCAAGTGTCTGGGGAGTAGGGAAAGAAGCTGGATTTTCGTTCGTTGATCGAGAAGAGGTAGTTTTAAATGGTATTTATTCGTTATCTAATCAAGGCGGAGTGACTACGAGAAGGATGTGGAAAGAGAGGAACAAGTTTGTTAATGAAGATTCTTAGTCTGAATATCAGAGGGGTAGGCGGGGCTGTAAAAAGGAATTATGTCAGGGATTTGATCAGTAGGGAGCAGGTGGACATGGTGAGTTTACAAGAGACAAAGTGTTCGGATTTTAGTAGGAAAAGGTGTGTCTTATTTGGGGAACCAACGAAGTGGAATGGGTGGAAAACAAAGCAGTTAATAGCGCAGATGGGGTGATTACAATGTGGAGCAACAAGGCATTTCAGTTGTCTAGTTTCGTAAATAGAAGGAACTTTTCGGTGTTAGAAGGGGTTTGGAAGAGGGGCTTTGGAACCCACGTAACCATTGTGAATATTTATTGTTCAGGATCTTTTTGGGAAAAGAAAGAGATGTGGAATGAGATCAGTATTAGACAGGGTCAGTTAACAAAGTCTTGGTACATCATTGGAGACTTTAATTATATAAGAAGGCAGGAGGAAAGGAAGAGTTTGATGTCGTGCTCTGACTACTCTAGAGAAATAAAGGGGTTTAATGATTTCATTGAAAGCTCTGAGTTGGTCGATATTCCGTTGGTGGGCAGGAAGTTTACTTGGTTCAAGCCCAATGGTTTGGTGAAAAGCAGGATTAACAGGGTGCTGGTTTCTATGGAGTGGTTGGAGTTATGGCCAAATAGCCAACAATTTGTCTTAAATAGATTAATCTCGGATCATTGTGGTGTTATTCTGAAGGAAGTCTCAGTGGATTGGGGTCCGAAGCCTTTTAGGTTT harbors:
- the LOC137817915 gene encoding uncharacterized protein translates to MADISFFFTNFPEHFMERDLWKVFQRWGRVMDVFVSRKLNARNKKFGFVRFQGVKDVFSLERELSAIWIGTWNMQVNLPKYQRKDGPRKQRNEGSKLGWNPKLSTTSGKGKQTEQVSFAQVVSEGVVKIGTGENVSSSLGGEVDYQFTVEVEQDDSLEGSYVGSLKELPSMHVIKESFVMGGFSLVKVRYLGGRFVLLSCDDGGSLRKIIADNKSWFDKVFSAVTPWDGSFELTERYARIRCSGIPLQFWWNHSFSKIGAVVGEVVEVDEATKRREIVEFARFRVKTTVRTTVNMEKEFCINGRSCKVAFVEEVCVPEWRLGKWDGGASEVDTEEAPTKEA